The Halorussus limi genome has a segment encoding these proteins:
- a CDS encoding conjugal transfer protein — translation MREYLRVTPTSERLNPERLPQALESLHKLTSADSAGLVDKLNPLHSETPLRFEFLALSEGADDPVEFYYGADDHLDTLEKRLRSIYPETFDIERSEIDIASRLVQPVEFDRETFVEHYESGELTYEFGPDEQYESGTDDNSQAGSGDAESVADGGTVGDQSADHFIEIEDTVLELAPPDAIPEDEPLTTLAKPTVTSKGTILARPAIETVSPLGVRWQGSATRKQDWMTSLSPFTADDEAELPAVDQPGGALASLVDHLMEATAPVAFQVVFQRRESWQSDADLRKEDVIDGRDTLAQEIIDSLFELNDQSESRDRNQLSDAVAKRVAAIEAKNPKRSFTANIRAIGIPSGDDGRGELDERMQSLVPVFDPLDGPYYEVEAERLRDNGLRQAKKEQHARSALHRLLDREITTGRGKTRPEFVLSGRELANFVLVPSSEQLTVEGTRGTRAEQQSRNPLPRPHQDLMSEFRDGMAIGYALNDNGEAEDVPTHIPPGLLPTHYGRFGTTGSGKSKALINDMLSLYDNTEGPTILIIPKNDDMAQNYMRAHARRFGMTDLEENVVHFPIPDVLPGFSFFDLEPSMESGRRREDAVQRKADHYEEILKLVMGTDRYERATVAPTLIKTLIKTLFDEEYGRENGLYRASTDYFAHRQLEHVVDQLWEAGPPNENIGDAPRSSDEEVTRTIRRQLQLDSNTFANVMGGVGNRLAYISQDTHLRQIFNNTENQFDFRDVLDEDTVILFDLGDLRDDAARIMTGVILTNLDAALKDRKQALSEHPDDYVVNLLVDEAASVVVSDIMNDLLEKGRGFRLSVGLSMQFPEQMEAEGGRKIYLNALNNIGSSLIGKINVDRELARAMAHEEMDPADFANRIRSLPRGEWIASLPSPTFGETGPYPFSLEPLSIPPGHPESECPLTEREEEEFTETLSSMHEHISNEHGVPAATDASTTRPPTDGHEVLDIGSDDLDIAIAKVVRSLQLREGCREENGWVAVEAVDDELRRLFDDVDAEPPSYDALADIRERSRYLDTTVDIDADELRIRLTEAGAEVATPDTGGVQAAGGSAHDAALRQIEEELTALGFTVSILAQDGSEKPDARASHPDVDDRFAIEVETTTPENPAKVLTNLRKAQASGDIPLFVVRPGNDETEWAKRVDGILTPPVRTLQNGETRFYTTDSNLTFNGGATEEGGVTAVRPATDDENGTQNIWQRDGEEIVLRDASGTEHIRLPSLGKLSKDRVPAIYSYDHAADEYVVYEHGEQHIYETKSAFEDDWVRVKKPFVPEAELQTPDYSPTSYAIVILPEEGDPVVYDTDGTYSMDTLLDTVTTSECEETTGEQADHIQQAPQPSIDDIADDPEAVVERFAETHLVEDPQSRVAAGDVYDIYEQWAEAHGIDTDSKPWFGRRLGNYVTFERNTDSENGDSVRYYEGLALKSE, via the coding sequence ATGCGTGAGTACCTTCGCGTGACGCCAACCTCCGAACGCCTCAATCCGGAGCGTCTACCGCAGGCACTGGAAAGTCTTCACAAACTGACCTCAGCGGACTCAGCAGGGCTAGTTGACAAACTCAATCCTCTACATAGCGAAACACCGCTACGATTCGAATTCCTCGCGCTCAGCGAGGGTGCAGACGACCCCGTCGAATTCTACTACGGTGCCGACGACCATCTGGATACCCTTGAGAAACGACTCCGGTCGATCTATCCAGAGACGTTCGACATCGAGCGTTCCGAGATCGACATCGCATCCCGACTCGTACAGCCTGTCGAATTCGACCGCGAGACATTCGTCGAGCACTATGAGTCAGGCGAGCTCACGTACGAGTTCGGCCCTGACGAGCAATACGAGAGTGGCACTGACGACAACAGTCAAGCGGGGTCAGGGGACGCCGAATCAGTCGCGGATGGAGGAACGGTCGGCGATCAGTCTGCCGACCACTTCATCGAAATCGAAGATACTGTCCTCGAACTCGCCCCACCAGATGCGATTCCCGAGGATGAGCCACTCACGACGCTTGCCAAACCAACGGTAACATCGAAGGGGACGATACTCGCGCGGCCAGCGATCGAGACCGTCTCCCCACTCGGCGTGCGGTGGCAAGGGTCGGCAACTCGGAAGCAGGACTGGATGACGTCACTCTCACCATTTACTGCCGACGACGAAGCAGAACTCCCCGCGGTCGATCAGCCAGGGGGTGCGCTCGCGTCGCTTGTCGACCACCTGATGGAGGCGACAGCACCAGTAGCGTTCCAAGTCGTCTTCCAACGACGCGAGAGCTGGCAGTCCGATGCCGATCTTCGCAAGGAGGACGTCATCGACGGTCGAGACACACTCGCCCAGGAGATTATTGACTCCCTCTTCGAACTCAACGATCAGTCGGAGAGCCGGGACAGAAACCAGCTGAGCGACGCGGTTGCAAAACGTGTCGCGGCAATCGAGGCGAAAAATCCGAAGCGGTCGTTCACCGCGAACATCCGAGCAATCGGGATTCCATCCGGTGACGACGGTCGCGGTGAACTCGATGAGCGAATGCAATCACTTGTCCCGGTATTCGACCCGCTTGACGGGCCGTACTACGAGGTGGAGGCTGAACGGTTGCGCGACAACGGCTTGCGGCAGGCCAAGAAAGAACAGCACGCACGATCCGCACTCCACCGACTCTTGGATCGTGAGATCACGACCGGCCGTGGGAAGACCCGACCGGAGTTCGTCCTGAGTGGCCGAGAACTCGCGAACTTCGTACTCGTACCCTCCTCGGAACAGCTTACTGTCGAGGGGACACGTGGAACGCGTGCGGAACAGCAGAGTCGGAATCCGTTGCCCCGTCCCCACCAGGACCTCATGAGCGAGTTCCGAGACGGGATGGCAATCGGGTACGCCCTCAACGACAACGGCGAGGCCGAAGACGTGCCGACACACATTCCACCCGGACTGCTGCCCACTCATTACGGCCGGTTCGGAACAACCGGCTCTGGGAAGTCGAAAGCCCTCATCAACGACATGCTGTCGCTGTACGACAACACCGAGGGACCGACGATCCTCATCATCCCGAAGAACGACGACATGGCCCAGAATTATATGCGGGCTCACGCGCGTCGGTTCGGAATGACCGACCTCGAAGAGAACGTCGTCCACTTCCCGATCCCGGACGTACTCCCCGGGTTCTCGTTTTTCGATCTCGAACCGTCGATGGAGAGCGGACGGCGCCGCGAAGACGCCGTCCAACGGAAGGCCGACCACTACGAAGAGATTTTGAAGCTCGTGATGGGGACCGACCGCTACGAGCGAGCGACTGTGGCCCCGACTCTCATCAAGACACTCATCAAAACACTGTTCGACGAGGAATACGGGCGTGAGAACGGGCTGTACCGAGCGTCGACGGACTACTTCGCCCACCGACAGCTAGAACACGTCGTCGACCAGCTCTGGGAGGCCGGGCCACCGAACGAGAACATCGGCGATGCCCCACGGTCGAGCGATGAGGAAGTCACTCGGACGATTCGACGGCAGCTCCAGTTAGATTCGAACACCTTCGCGAACGTGATGGGCGGTGTCGGAAACCGCCTTGCGTACATTTCACAGGATACGCACCTGCGGCAGATCTTCAATAATACCGAGAACCAGTTCGACTTTCGGGATGTCCTCGACGAGGATACGGTCATCCTCTTCGACCTGGGCGACCTCCGCGACGACGCCGCCCGGATTATGACCGGTGTGATCCTGACCAATCTCGATGCAGCCCTCAAAGATCGCAAACAGGCGCTCTCCGAGCACCCGGACGACTACGTCGTGAACTTGCTCGTCGACGAGGCAGCGTCGGTCGTGGTCTCCGACATCATGAACGATCTCCTCGAGAAAGGGCGGGGCTTTCGCCTCTCTGTCGGCCTGTCGATGCAGTTCCCCGAACAGATGGAGGCCGAAGGTGGGCGGAAAATCTACCTGAACGCCCTGAACAACATCGGCAGTTCGCTTATCGGGAAAATCAACGTCGACCGGGAGCTGGCGCGAGCGATGGCCCACGAAGAAATGGACCCCGCGGATTTCGCCAATCGGATTCGTTCGTTACCGCGCGGAGAGTGGATCGCTAGCCTGCCAAGCCCGACGTTCGGTGAAACGGGGCCGTATCCGTTCAGTCTCGAACCACTCTCGATTCCACCGGGGCACCCCGAGAGTGAATGCCCGCTCACTGAGCGTGAAGAGGAAGAGTTCACTGAGACGCTCTCCTCGATGCACGAGCACATCAGTAACGAACACGGCGTGCCGGCTGCAACAGACGCCTCAACAACGAGACCACCTACCGACGGACACGAGGTGCTCGATATCGGGAGTGACGATCTGGACATCGCGATTGCGAAGGTGGTTCGGAGTCTCCAGCTTCGAGAGGGCTGCCGTGAAGAGAACGGCTGGGTGGCTGTCGAAGCAGTTGACGACGAACTCAGACGGCTCTTCGACGACGTCGACGCCGAGCCGCCATCGTATGATGCACTCGCGGACATCCGAGAACGATCACGATACCTCGATACGACCGTCGATATCGACGCCGACGAGCTCCGCATCCGGCTCACTGAAGCCGGAGCGGAGGTCGCTACGCCCGATACTGGTGGCGTGCAGGCCGCTGGTGGGAGTGCCCACGACGCAGCACTCCGCCAGATCGAAGAAGAACTCACTGCACTCGGTTTTACCGTCTCGATTCTCGCACAGGATGGCAGCGAGAAACCTGACGCGAGGGCGAGCCACCCCGACGTTGACGACCGATTCGCTATCGAAGTCGAAACGACAACACCCGAGAATCCCGCGAAGGTACTCACGAACCTCCGGAAAGCCCAAGCATCAGGGGATATCCCCCTGTTTGTCGTTCGACCAGGAAACGACGAAACGGAGTGGGCCAAGCGCGTTGACGGCATTCTCACACCACCCGTTCGTACCCTTCAGAATGGTGAGACTCGGTTCTACACGACTGACTCGAATCTCACGTTCAACGGCGGGGCAACCGAAGAAGGTGGAGTAACGGCCGTGCGACCGGCGACCGACGACGAGAACGGGACCCAGAACATCTGGCAACGTGATGGCGAAGAGATCGTCCTTCGGGATGCCAGCGGGACAGAACACATCCGCCTCCCGTCGCTTGGAAAACTCTCGAAAGATCGTGTTCCAGCCATCTACAGCTACGATCACGCTGCCGACGAGTACGTCGTATACGAGCACGGTGAGCAACACATCTACGAGACGAAATCGGCGTTCGAGGACGACTGGGTGCGTGTCAAGAAGCCATTCGTCCCCGAAGCCGAACTCCAGACACCTGATTATAGCCCCACGTCGTACGCTATCGTCATTCTCCCTGAGGAAGGTGACCCGGTCGTGTACGATACCGACGGTACGTACTCGATGGACACCTTACTCGATACCGTCACCACAAGTGAGTGCGAAGAAACGACAGGAGAACAGGCTGACCATATCCAGCAGGCACCTCAGCCATCGATTGACGATATTGCTGATGATCCAGAGGCGGTGGTTGAGCGATTCGCAGAGACACACCTCGTTGAAGACCCGCAAAGCAGAGTAGCCGCCGGAGATGTCTACGATATCTACGAGCAGTGGGCTGAAGCTCACGGAATTGATACAGATAGCAAACCTTGGTTCGGTCGTCGCCTCGGGAACTATGTCACGTTCGAGCGGAACACAGACAGTGAGAACGGCGACTCTGTTCGATACTACGAGGGGCTTGCACTCAAATCAGAATAG
- a CDS encoding phage NrS-1 polymerase family protein, producing the protein MSEPMIDEPEAIPETLRDREQWVCWREAERDGKPTKIPVTPGAGGFASATESETWASFEAALDYSETEHADGVGFVFTDDDSIVGVDLDDCRDPETDDVDDAALDIIERLDSYTEISPSGTGYHVLIRGELPDGRNRRGSVELYDTARFFTVTGDHVERTPTRVARRQDALTAIHREYVQDTERDPASESEQRDGTDDRSPTTDTVDAVVDVDLEDEDLLEKARNASNGEKFERLWNGNTVGYDSQSEADMALCCLLAFWTGGDHTQMDHLFRQSGLVREKWDEVHYADGSTYGEKTIERAIATTPEFYDPDAGDDATDPHGPPDGVTTGGTPDDADRSRAYLAEKNRLLTNRVDELEATLEQKTERIETLEAEVERLTDELDARDRETEQPHEEEPGTAGETGDDSEPASLLSRFFGGRSE; encoded by the coding sequence ATGAGTGAACCTATGATCGACGAGCCGGAGGCGATTCCGGAGACGTTACGCGACCGCGAGCAGTGGGTGTGCTGGCGGGAAGCAGAGCGAGACGGCAAACCGACGAAGATTCCGGTGACGCCAGGGGCTGGGGGGTTCGCGTCAGCAACAGAGTCAGAGACCTGGGCGAGTTTCGAGGCAGCACTTGACTACAGCGAGACGGAGCACGCCGATGGCGTCGGGTTCGTGTTTACTGACGACGACTCCATCGTCGGCGTCGATCTGGATGACTGCCGCGATCCCGAAACAGACGACGTCGACGACGCAGCGCTGGACATCATCGAGCGACTCGACTCCTATACGGAGATATCGCCGTCCGGCACCGGCTATCACGTCCTCATCAGGGGAGAGCTTCCGGACGGCCGGAACCGGCGCGGGAGCGTAGAACTGTACGACACAGCACGCTTTTTCACCGTCACTGGCGACCACGTCGAGCGGACACCCACTCGCGTTGCACGCCGGCAGGACGCGCTCACAGCGATTCACCGAGAGTACGTCCAGGACACCGAGCGAGACCCAGCATCCGAATCCGAGCAGCGTGATGGCACTGACGACCGGTCACCGACGACCGATACGGTCGACGCCGTCGTTGACGTCGACCTTGAAGACGAGGACCTCCTCGAGAAAGCGCGAAACGCATCGAACGGCGAGAAGTTCGAGCGGCTCTGGAACGGAAATACGGTCGGCTACGACAGTCAGTCCGAGGCCGACATGGCGCTGTGCTGTTTGCTGGCGTTCTGGACCGGCGGCGACCATACGCAGATGGATCACCTGTTCCGCCAGTCAGGATTGGTTCGGGAGAAGTGGGACGAGGTCCACTACGCTGACGGGTCGACGTACGGCGAGAAGACCATTGAGCGAGCGATTGCGACAACGCCGGAGTTCTACGACCCGGACGCCGGCGACGACGCCACAGATCCTCATGGCCCACCAGACGGGGTCACAACTGGCGGGACGCCTGACGACGCAGACCGGAGTCGTGCGTATCTGGCTGAGAAAAACCGCTTGTTGACCAATCGGGTCGACGAACTCGAGGCAACACTCGAACAGAAGACTGAGCGGATCGAGACTCTCGAAGCAGAGGTCGAGCGGCTCACCGACGAACTCGATGCCCGTGACCGGGAGACTGAGCAGCCCCACGAAGAAGAACCCGGTACTGCGGGCGAGACCGGTGATGACTCAGAGCCAGCCTCTCTGTTGAGTCGATTCTTCGGTGGTCGGTCCGAGTAG
- a CDS encoding DUF7342 family protein, translated as MSETDAADGPPPFEEPFSSDDVEQRIYGTILQTREPTTASAIADSADCDPKTARKYLGWFDDLGIVTRHDGHPATYERNDAYFEWRRINQLAADHSVEDLQDRVRELTTRITEYEEAYDAASPAAVDAVAAAEGSNERTIDDVYGDLGDWATALEERDRYERARQQRTGGEREQASG; from the coding sequence ATGTCCGAGACAGACGCCGCCGATGGCCCGCCCCCCTTCGAGGAGCCGTTCAGCAGCGATGACGTCGAACAACGCATCTACGGCACCATCCTGCAAACCCGCGAGCCGACGACGGCAAGCGCGATCGCCGACAGCGCCGACTGTGACCCCAAGACCGCCCGGAAGTATCTGGGGTGGTTCGACGACTTGGGGATCGTCACCCGGCACGATGGCCATCCGGCCACCTACGAGCGCAATGACGCGTATTTTGAGTGGCGACGCATCAACCAGCTCGCGGCCGACCATTCCGTCGAGGACCTGCAGGATCGCGTTCGTGAACTCACGACGCGCATCACCGAGTATGAGGAGGCGTACGACGCCGCGTCACCGGCCGCAGTCGACGCCGTCGCCGCCGCGGAGGGCAGCAACGAGCGGACCATCGACGACGTGTACGGCGACCTCGGCGACTGGGCGACCGCCCTCGAGGAGCGTGACCGCTACGAACGCGCACGCCAGCAACGCACGGGTGGCGAGCGCGAACAGGCGTCCGGGTAG
- a CDS encoding DUF7558 family protein → MQQTLTGCAFCDAPPGTETGEAHTWGQDERVSHPICVDCAIQTRPDPDERDHFACDSCGLVVDALAALTRFRVELGHLEGPLQLCEHCSPGGLATYWTRDLEEHLVTTPAE, encoded by the coding sequence ATGCAGCAGACGCTCACAGGGTGTGCGTTCTGCGACGCCCCGCCCGGCACCGAGACTGGTGAGGCGCACACCTGGGGCCAGGATGAGCGAGTCTCCCACCCGATCTGTGTCGACTGCGCCATCCAGACGCGGCCGGATCCCGACGAACGCGATCACTTCGCCTGCGACAGCTGTGGGCTGGTCGTCGACGCGCTCGCAGCGCTGACACGGTTCCGCGTGGAACTCGGACACCTCGAAGGGCCGTTGCAACTGTGCGAGCACTGTAGTCCAGGCGGGCTTGCGACGTACTGGACGCGCGATCTCGAGGAGCACCTCGTCACGACGCCGGCGGAGTGA
- a CDS encoding helix-turn-helix domain-containing protein has protein sequence MSRTSNRADGDIVRDFLSVADLLEEPQLAQLYAYLTREGEATVQDVIDDLELAQGTAYSYVNRLVDAGVVGVTHDEQPRRYAAREIDLTVTAAAGDREYTITPALIHAVGRRETNADIDTYIDRHGVAGLTTALTYAVARERGEVTHRLMAEDLDISPLAAEMILQALRPVVHEHYETGADVSHDTQEGVNE, from the coding sequence GTGTCACGCACCTCAAACCGGGCCGACGGCGACATCGTCCGCGACTTCCTCTCGGTCGCAGACCTGCTGGAAGAGCCACAGCTTGCCCAGTTGTACGCGTACCTCACTCGGGAGGGGGAAGCGACCGTCCAGGACGTGATAGACGACCTCGAGCTCGCCCAGGGGACGGCTTACAGCTACGTCAATCGGCTCGTCGACGCCGGCGTCGTCGGGGTTACCCACGACGAGCAACCCCGGCGGTACGCCGCTCGTGAGATCGACCTGACCGTGACCGCGGCCGCCGGCGACCGCGAGTACACGATTACGCCGGCGCTCATCCACGCCGTCGGCCGCCGCGAGACGAACGCCGACATCGACACCTACATCGACCGCCACGGCGTCGCCGGCCTCACGACCGCGCTCACCTACGCCGTCGCCCGCGAACGCGGCGAGGTGACCCACCGGCTAATGGCAGAGGATCTGGACATCTCGCCGCTGGCTGCAGAGATGATCCTCCAGGCGCTCCGACCCGTGGTCCACGAGCACTACGAGACCGGAGCGGACGTAAGTCACGACACCCAAGAAGGAGTCAACGAATGA
- a CDS encoding MarR family transcriptional regulator, with protein sequence MRFDADWMSRADDRILEHLAEAGPDTPKEMADSDRVRFSRQHINARCKTLVTYGLLVHLGNGIYDITRQGEQYLAGELDVRDLEAA encoded by the coding sequence ATGCGCTTTGACGCCGACTGGATGTCTCGTGCCGATGACCGCATTCTGGAGCATCTCGCTGAGGCTGGCCCTGATACACCCAAGGAAATGGCTGATAGCGACCGTGTCCGCTTCTCTCGCCAGCACATCAACGCCCGGTGCAAGACGCTAGTCACCTACGGTCTCCTCGTCCACCTCGGCAACGGCATCTATGATATTACTCGTCAAGGAGAGCAGTATCTCGCTGGCGAGCTTGACGTTCGTGACCTCGAGGCTGCATGA
- a CDS encoding HalOD1 output domain-containing protein, with protein sequence MHSPPSDSSGGSNDLLVEIIETLETCGLEDDAYQLHDYVDVEALEQLVASSDEDIAVQFTVEGIQLTVTGDGVKIIDPEGGYEKDQ encoded by the coding sequence ATGCATTCCCCTCCATCGGACAGTTCGGGCGGATCGAATGACCTTCTCGTCGAGATTATTGAGACGCTGGAGACATGTGGGCTCGAGGACGACGCCTACCAGCTCCACGATTACGTTGACGTCGAGGCGCTCGAACAGTTGGTTGCTTCGTCTGATGAGGATATCGCTGTCCAGTTCACCGTCGAGGGGATTCAGCTCACAGTTACAGGGGATGGTGTCAAAATCATCGATCCCGAGGGTGGGTACGAAAAAGACCAATAG